In the Bacteroidia bacterium genome, CTAGCACCTCCATAAAACACAGCATTCGTTCCTTATCTTGGTCAGAGAAAGGGCTACTTTGTGTTATTTTTTGCATGATTTGGTCTAATAAAGAAACTAACTTTTCAGGCTTGAGATAATCATAAATTCTTTTCTCTGCAGCAAAGCGAACAATTTTTTGTGAAAGTCCTTCAAAATCATAGTAATATATCTGTTCCATGTACTTCTGTATCTTCTCAGGGCAAACCTCATCAAAATTTTTGTAAAACTCTTCTACTAAATAGGGATATAAACGAATAAGCACAATATCTATGGCAATCTCTATCCCTACATGAACAAGAAAAAATTTTCTTTTTACATTTTCAGAAAGTTTGGCTTTTCTTATCTCTCGGTTTGCCCAATCACACATTTCTAAAAAATAAGAACTGTTATGAAAAATTTTATCTGCTAAAAAATGTTTTTGTAAGCCAGTTTTGAACCAATGTTTTTCTATACTGTCATTAGGTTCATGTTTAGGTGCATACAAATTCAGCTGTGTGTGCCATAAATCAGGGATAGCTAAACCTACCATAAGGTAAGCATTATCTTTGTTTGCTTGTTCTAAATAAAAGTGAGAGATAAAATTCACAAAGACAAAAATTGACTTAAAGAATTACAAAAATCATGCTTTACTTAGACCGTACATTTTTTATTTTTTGAAAGAGTAAATAAAATTCTTGTCAATACTTGAACAAACTCAAAAAAATATTACTAACTTTGCGGCTTGCTTAACAGCTATAAGTTGCAGCTTAAATAAATATGTGCGCAAAAGCTAAGTCATCTACGAAATCCGAAGTAAATCTTACTCCGGAAGGGCGTATCAATTTTGGTAAAGTAAAGCCTATTTTTGATTATCCCGACTTTTTAGATGTACAAATACAGTCATTCAAGCAGTTTCTACAAATTGAAACCACTCCTGATAATCGTGCTTCAGAAGGTTTGAACAAAGTATTTCAGGAGAACTTCCCAATTACCGATTCACGCGAAAACTTCAAGTTAGAGTTTCTTGACTACTTTGTTGACCCTCCGCGCTACTCAATCGAAGAATGCCAAGAAAGAGGACTAACTTACTCTGTGCCCTTGAAAGCCCGTTTGAGATTATCTTGCAACGACCCTGAAAATGAGGATTTTCAAACTGTAGAGGAAGAAGTCTTTTTAGGCAATATTCCGTATATGACTCCGAAAGGCACTTTCATTATCAACGGTGCTGAAAGAGTTATTGTTAGTCAGCTGCATCGCTCACCAGGTGTATTTTTTGGTTCTACTAAACATCCGAACAACAAAAAACTCTATTCTGCTCGCGTCATTCCATTCAAAGGATCTTGGATAGAGTTCTCCACAGATATCAATGACGTACTGTATGCTTATATTGACCGTAAAAAGAAATTCCCTGTAACTACATTACTTCGTGCTATTGGATATGGCACCGACAAAGAAATTCTAGAGCTATTTGGACTAGCCGAAGAAATAAAAAACAATAAAAAAGAACTCAAAAAAGCTGTAGGCAGAAAACTAGCTGCACGCGTACTAAGAACTTGGATAGAGGACTTCGTAGATGAAGATACAGGCGAACTTATTTCTATTCAGAGAGATGAGGTTATTTTTGAACGCGACCATGTACTAAGAGAAGAGGATATTGAGGTTATATTAGAACAAACCGATATAGAGTCTATTATTGTTGTCCCTGAAAAAGCCAACATTAACGAATATCAAATTATATTTAACACTTTGCAAAAAGATAGTGCTAACTCTGAAAAGCAAGCTATTGAGCTTATTTATCGCCAATTACGGAATACAGATGCTCCTGATGATGAAACAGCAAAAGGAATAATTGAACGCCTATTCTTCTCTGAAAAACGATATGATTTAGGTGAAGTAGGCCGCTATCGCATCAACAAAAAGCTTTCAGGTTATGGTATAGATCCAAATGGAAAGAGCTTAGTACTCACACGAGAAGATATTGTGGCTATTATTAGACATTTGATTGACCTTACTAACAACAAATATATTGTAGATGATATAGACCATCTTTCTAATCGTAGAGTGCGCACTGTGGGTGAGCAATTATATGCACAATTTAGTACAGGTTTAGCACGTATGGGTCGCACTATACGCGAACGCATGAATATACGCGATAATGAAGTATTTCGCCCACAAGACCTGATTAACGCCAGAACTCTTTCAAGTGTTATTAACTCTTTCTTTGGCACTAGCCAACTTAGCCAGTTTCTTGACCAAACCAACCCCTTAGCAGAGCTTACTAACAAACGCCGTGTGTCTGCCTTAGGACCAGGTGGGCTATCTCGGGAAAGAGCAGGTTTTGAAGTAAGAGATGTACATTACACACATTATGGGCGCTTGTGCCCTATTGAAACGCCCGAAGGACCCAACATTGGCTTAATCTCTTCTCTCTGTGTGTATGCCAAAGTCAATAGCATGGGCTTTATTGAAACACCGTATCGTGTAGTAAAGGATGGTAAAGCTACCCAGGAAGTAGTCTATCTTAGTGCAGAGGAAGAAGATGGACAAAAAATCTGTACTGCAAATACGCCTATTAAAGAAGATGGAAGATTCTGTGATGAATATGTAAAAGTACGCTACGAGGGCGACTTTCCGATAACTCATGTAAAAGATGTCAAATACATGGACATTGGTACGAATCAAATTGTGGGAGTAGCTGCTTCTTTAATCCCATTTTTAGAGCATAATGACGCTAACCGCGCTCTGATGGGATCTAATATGCAACGCCAAGCTGTACCTTTACTTCGCCCCGAAGCACCGATTGTAGGAACAGGCTTAGAAGGTAGAGTAGCTATTGATTCCCGTGCTGTTCTTTTAGCCGAAGGAGATGGTGAAGTCATTTATGTAGATGCTAATAAAATTGTCATTCGTTATGATAGAACTGAAATAGAAGAGTTGGTATCCTTTGATGGTCCTGAAAAAGAATACAAACTGACTAAGTTTAAGCGAACAAACCAAGACACTTGCATAAACATGGTACCTATTGTCCGTAAGGGCGATAGAGTAAAGAAAAAGCAGCCCCTGACCGAAGGTTTCTGTACACAAAATGGAGAACTTGCACTTGGCAAAAATCTTCTAGTGGCTTTTATGCCTTGGCAGGGCTATAACTTTGAAGATGCGATTGTAATTTCAGAAAGAGTAGTTTCTGAAGACATTTTCACTTCGATTCACATTGAAGAGTTTGAAATGCAAGTAAGGGACACAAAGCGTGGTGAGGAAGAACTCACAGCCGAAATCCCTAACGTAAGCGAAGAAGCTACTAAAAACCTTGATGAAAATGGTATAGTGCGCATTGGGGCTGAAGTCAAAGAAGGCGATATTTTGATTGGTAAAATTACTCCAAAAGGTGAAACCGACCCAACTCCTGAAGAAAAATTATTACGAGCTATATTCGGTGATAAAGCGGGTGATGTAAAAGACGCATCCCTTAAAGCTCCTCCAGGGTTAGTAGGTGTAGTGATTGACAAAAAACTATTCACTCGCCAAAGAAAAGAAGTATCCAGCCGAAAAGAAGATAAAATTCTATTAGCTAAGCTAGAAGCCCAACACTTCAAAAACCAAAAAGCACTAGACAACACAATGTTTGAAAAACTCTGTGCCCTCTTAGAAGTAGATAATCCAAACTCAAAAATCAGGGCAAAATCTGTTAAAAATAAATTTGGTGAAATAAAAGTACAACCAGGTACCAAGTTTACGGCCAAGGTATTACAGGATTTGAGAGATGAAAATAAGTACATAGAAATGGTGTCCCGAGATTGGACTAATGATGATAAGGTAAACGAAGCCATAAAACAGCTCTTTAACAACTATGTTCTTCGGTATAATGAATTAGAAGGCAAATACAAACGCGAAAAACATTACATAGCTGTGGGCGATGAATTGCCACAGGGCATCATGCAGTTAGCTAAGGTGTATGTAGCTAAAAAACGTAAACTTCGCGTTGGAGATAAGTTGGCAGGGCGCCATGGTAATAAAGGTGTAGTAGCTAAAATTGTTCGCCCCGAAGACATGCCTTTCCTAGCTGATGGCACTCCTGTGGATATTGTACTCAATCCTTTGGGAGTACCTTCCCGTATGAACCTCGGACAAATTTATGAAACCTTATTAGGTTGGGCAGGGCAAAAACTAGGTGTCAAGTTTGCTACGCCTGTATTTGATGGCGCTAAATATGAGGATGTTCAGGAATATTTGAGAAAAGCAGGGCTACCCGAAGATGGTAGAGTACAACTATACGATGGACAAACAGGCGAACCTTTTGACCAAAAAACTACCGTAGGTGTCATTTACATGCTCAAACTTGGACACATGGTAGAAGATAAAATGCACGCTCGTTCTATTGGTCCTTACTCGCTCATTACGCAGCAACCTTTGGGTGGTAAAGCCCAATTCGGTGGTCAGCGATTCGGTGAAATGGAAGTATGGGCATTGGAAGCATTCGGCGCTGCGCATATTCTTCAAGAGATTATTACCTACAAATCTGATGATGTTATCGGTAGAGCGAAAGTGTATGAAGCGATTGTTAAAGGGGATAATATTCCCGAACCGAATGTTCCTGAATCTTTCAATGTACTCATACACGAATTGAGGGGCTTAGGGCTTGAAATTACTTTGGAATAAGTCAACAAGTATAAAAAAATTTGATTCTTTTTGGGCGTGCCCCTTGCTAACGCAAGGGTCGGGGCATTCCGCACTACGCTTCGCTTCGGTGCTTCGCTAACGCTTCGCACTGCCTAACGGCATGCTCCATGCCCCTCACGCAANNNNNNNNNNNNNNNNNNNNNNNNNNNNNNNNNNNNNNNNNNNNNNNNNNNNNNNNNNNNNNNNNNNNNNNNNNNNNNNNNNNNNNNNNNNNNNNNNNNNNNNNNNNNNNNNNNNNNNNNNNNNNNNNNNNNNNNNNNNNNNNNNNNNNNNNNNNNNNNNNNNNNNNNNNNGCGTAGCCCGTAGCACGCCGACCTTGTGGGCATGAGCGCAAGCGAAACGCCCACAAGGGCACGCCCAAAAAATTAAATTAAATTACTTTTTTCAGAACTTAATTTTTTGACAACCTTCTCTACATCAGCAGGAATATCCACACCCAGCGAATCATGCGGAGTATATACCGCATAAATGTTATATCCGTACGCTAACCAACGTAACTGTTCCAACGACTCGGCTTGCTCTAAATCTGAACTTGGCAACTGCGTCAAAGCAAGTAACACTTCTCGCTTAAAGCCATATATACCAACATGCTTCTTAAAAGCATAACAGGCTGCCCAATCTGCTTGGGGCACATTTCGCAAATAAGGAATGACACTACGACTAAAATATAAAACTTTATTCCGTATATCCGTTATCAGCTTAGCCGTAGTAGATGCCCACAAACTTTCTACGTCCCTGAAATGAGTATAAACAGTAGCAATTTGACAATCATCATTTTGCAAAATATTTATCAGCGCATTGATGGTATCGGGGTGTATCAATGGCTCATCACCTTGAACATTGAGAACTAAATTGTACTCTGTATAGTGTTTTGCTACTTCTGCGCATCTATCTGTGCCACTAGTATGCCCTTTTTGAGTCATGACCACATTTCCACCCCAAGATTGCACATGCTCAAAAATACGTGTATCATCAGTGGCTACTATAACTGTATCCACTGCGGCTTGTTGTACTTGTTGATACACTCTTTGAATCATGCTTTTTCCTGCAATATTTACTAATGGCTTTCCTTCAAAACGTGTAGAAGCATACCTTGCAGGAATAACTGCCAAAACGGAATTCAGTGGCATAAGTTATGGGAATTGCTTATACAAATATACACAGTCAAAGCAAGTGCTGCTTTAATCAGCCAACAAAAAAGCCATAGTATCTACGTTATCTGCAAAATCATCAATAGCAGGATACTGTGCTGTACCAAAATGTTCAGGATACAGAATGAGCTGCAAATTTTCTTTTATAGCATTTATCTGACTTTGTAGGTCTGTTTCCGAAGTATAAAATGAATATCCTATCACTGCAGGGGGCTGCGTGCGTGGCTGCATTTCTCGTAAAATAAAAAAACCACCGTCTAAAAAATCATAATTTAAGTCCATTAACAAAAGTGCCTTGTGGTAAGTATAGTTGTTCAGCCATTTGTCATGATATTTATTATGCGGATGTCTTTCTAAAAAAGGACACAATCGTATAGGTTCATACCCTTGTGGAAGGAAAATATGAGAAATGTTTCTACATCCCAAACCAAAGTAATCAAAACAGTCATAAGATAGTTTTTCTAACACTTCTTCGGTTTCATTTCCTCTTATTACAGCTATGGAAAATCTGTTTTTTCGTATCAAGTTGGGAATGTTTCTAAAATAGTATTCAAAATATCGGGCTGTGTTATTACTTCCTGTGGCAATCACTTTATCTAAATGTAGTTGTCTAAAATCATCTACAAAGACCACTTTGTCTGCATATTCCGGATACAAATTTTGCCAAGTACGAACAAAAAAAGGAATAAGCTGTTTATCTTGATGCGATAGCTTAACTATTGCTTTATGTCCGCTTAAAATGACCATTAAAACATCATGAAAACCTACCATAGGAATGTTTCCTGCGGCAATAATTCCTATTTGTTTAGAAACAGAAGCAGGAATGTAGTTTTGCATAAATTGCGACAAAACCGCTTTATCTAACCACTGCATACAAGCTCGCCAAGCTTGATAGCCATAATGTGGAATAAACCAACCATTTTCGTGGTAGCTACGATGTATTACTTGTTCTAAGTCTGCTTGCTTATGTTGGTTTATATATTCGGCTGTGTGCGCTAGGCTATCAATAATATCCATATCACAAAAGTACGTTTAATTGTTTGTTATAGAGCAAAAAATTGTTTTTTGCTGAAAGTGGAGTTTTATTTATACATGTTTTCAATGTACGTTTTGTACTTTTCTTCAATGAACTTTCTTCGGGCTTTGAGGGTAGTAGTCAGTTCGCCCCCTTCTATGGTGAAAGGTTTGCGCAAGAGCGTAAATTTTTTGACTACTTCGTACTTAGCCAGCTTTTTGGAAAGTGGGGCTAGTTCTTTTTCATAAAATTCAATGATATCTTTATCCTCAATGATAGGATTGTCTTGATTAAAAAAGTCATCGGGAAGGTTGAATTTAGCTTTTAGATGCTCTTGTTCAGGTACAATCAAAGCAGTGAGGTATTCGCGTTTATCGCCGATGATGAATATTTGTGCGATATAACGAGATAAGAGATAAGTATTTTCAATAGGAGTAGGATAAATGTTTTTGCCCATTGCAGTTTTGAGCATATTTTTAAGACGGTCGGTAATTTTAAGACTACCGTTGACAAACATTCCTATATCTTGGGTATGGAACCAACCTTGCTCATCAATCACTTTTGCGGTTTCTTCGGGAAGTTTCCAATATCCTTTCATGACATTATCCCCTTTGACTAATATTTCCCCTTCGGGAGAATTGATTTTTTTGTCATAATCTTCAAAACCTGCTTCTATGTAAATTTCTTTGGTTTCTGGGTTTTGAATGGCTACTCTTACGCCAGGCAAAATACGCCCAATAGTTCCGTAGACTTGTCTTTCTAGGGGATTGACGGATACCACGGGGGAAGTTTCAGTTAATCCGTAGCCTTCCATAGCAGGTATGCCCATATTTGCGAAGAATTCGCCTACTTGTTGTTGCATAGCACCTCCCCCTACTACAAAGAAACGTATTCTTCCTCCTGTCCGCTGAATAATTTTTTTGAATACTAATCGCCTTGCTAAATTATATTTGATAGACAAACCTATGGGAATAGGTTCTTGATTTTCATGCCTTTTTCGCCGCTTTTCGCCTATTCGTATAGCCCATTGAAAAATTCGCTGTTTAATCTTACTTTGATTTTCTACGGTGCTCATTACCCGGTCATATACTTTTTCTAGTAAGCGAGGTACGCAGAGCATAATAGTCGGGCGGACTTCCATCATATTGCGGGCTAAGGCTTCAATACTTTCTGCATAAGCTACTTTTGCTCCTTTGGCATAAGCTAAATAATATCCCACGGTACGTTCGTACGAATGGGCTAATGCTAAAAAAGATAAAAACACATCTCGGTTATCAATTATAGGTAGAAACTGCATGCAAGACCGAGTATTAGAAACAATGTTCTTGTGCGTAAGCATGACCCCTTTTGGAACGCCCGTTGTACCAGAGGTATAAATTAGCGTACTTAAATCCTCTTCGTCAATTTCATTTTTAGCTTGCAGGAAGCGCTCTTTATCTGCTTGTGTATAAGTGTTTGCTTGGGCAAAGATTGTGTTGAGAGAAATAACATTTTCTTCTTCGGGGGCATCAAACAAAGTAATGTATTTTTTTAAGTTTGGGGCTACACTTTTTACTCTTTTGTACAAAAAGGGAGTTCCGATAAAAATAATCTCTATTTCTGCATCTTTGATGATATGTTCTATTCCCTCAGGGTTGAGTGTAGTGTATATGCTCACGTTAATAGCGCCCAAGTACTGAATAGCTGTGTCAATCATGGTATAATAAGGTGAGTTTTCCATGATGATGCCCACAGTAGTGCCTTTTTTTATGCCTTGTTGCTGCATCCATATACCAATGGCGTGGAATTTTTCCTGAAAAGTTTGATAGTCAATAGATTGATATTTACCTTCTGCTTTGTAGTAGAGCATATCTTCGTGTGGGGGTATGTGTTTGAACAGGTTTTCAAATAAGTCAGGTATAGTTTTGCAGGATTGTATGTCAATGTTGATAGGTTTGATAGTGGCACTGTTCATAGTTGATTAAATACTATGCGAATATAACAAAAATAGATTGAGTTATGCCAAGGGTTGATTATGTCTTTTTTGGGCGTGCCCTTGTGGGCTTTTGCCCACAAGGTCGGCGTGCTACGGGCTACGCTAACGCTTCGGTGCTACGCTTCGCTCCGCACTGGGCTAACGCCCACCCTTCGCATGCCTCACGCAAGGGATCTCTGAAATAATCGTTTCTCTGTGTGTTATGCACGGTTTTAGTTTGTAAGTAGTTGTACTTCAAGCTTAAACAAGGTAAAGACATGATTGCACAGGTCATCTGCGTGAGGGGCATGGAGCATGCCGTTAGGCAGTACGAAGCGTTAGCGAAGTACCGAAGCGAAGCGCAGTGCGGAATGCCCCGACCCTTGCGCAGCAAGGGGCACGCCCAAAAAATAAATAAAACTTCAACCCCTCTTTGAACAGAAAAAACTCTATTTAATTCATTGCACTTTTAGAATTTCAAATTTTGTCAGATTTCATTCTTTGCGTAGATTTGAAGCCATGAACTTTCCAAGCGACTTAAAATATACCTCTGAACACGAATGGATTCGTGTAGAAGGCAATATTGGTATTGTAGGTATCACCGATTTTGCACAAAAAGAATTGGGCGATATAGTATATGTAGATATCCCCGTTCTTGGCAAAACAATTGCTCAAAACGAAGTTTTTGGTTCTATTGAAACTGTAAAAGTAGTTTCAGACTTATTTAGTCCCGTAAGTGGCAAAGTGATTGAGGTTAATACTTCCATCAATGATGCCCCTGAAAAAATAAACCGAAGTCCTTACGATGAGGGCTGGCTGATAAAAATAGAAATTGCTAATCCCCAAGAGTTAGAAAATTTACTGAGCGCCGAAGAATACCAAAAATTGATTAAGGTTTAATTTCTGCAAACTTGTCTTTTGAGCAGGTTCTCTGTAATTTTTTCTGTGCTTCAAAGTTAGTAAATTAGACCTCGGATAGTTTTTTAACATTATGAAAGCGTTATCTTTTCTACCTGCGGCCACAGAAATTATCTATCGGCTGGGCTTAGATGAGTATCTTTACGGAGTAACATTTGAATGCCGTTCCGATAAACCAAAAGTAGTGCGCTCGCTATTAGAAGGAAATAATTTTAGCAGCGAAGAAATTGATAATATAGTTTCTTCGTACAAAACAATGGGAAAAAGCTTGTACTACATAGATGAAGCCCTGTTACAACAAATAGAACCTGATATTATATTCACGCAAGATGTATGCGAAGTATGCCAAATTGACACTGCTTATGTACAAAAGGCTATTCATAAGCTTAAAAAGAAACCACAGCTAGTTCCGCTTGTGCCTAAATCTTTGAACGATGTATTTGATAATATCCTCACCATAGGACAAACTTTTGGTCATGAGGAGCGTGCTTATAACTTGTTAGCTTATCTCAAAAAAAGAATAGATGACATTGTAGATACTCTTCGCAAATACCGTGCAACACCTCGCAGAGTTATGCTTATAGAATGGCTCAATCCCATCTATAACTGCGGGCACTGGGTACCTGACCAAATTGCTTTAGCAGGAGGAATAGATATGCTCTCAAATCCTTCGGGCTATTCTGTTAGAGTAGATTGGGAAAAGATATTAATGTACGATCCTGAAATATTAGTTGTGGCACCGTGCGGACTTAACCTTGAACGTAGTACTAATGAAATTAGCGCATTAGAAGAATTACCAAATTGGTCTACACTCAAAGCAGTCAAGAATGATCAAGTCTATTTTGTAGATAGTGATTTGTTTACCTGTCCATCTACTCGGTTGATTGAAGGCATAGAATTATTAGCTTGTCTATTTCATCCTTCTATTTTTGTTGAACTCAAAAACCAC is a window encoding:
- the rpoB gene encoding DNA-directed RNA polymerase subunit beta, giving the protein MCAKAKSSTKSEVNLTPEGRINFGKVKPIFDYPDFLDVQIQSFKQFLQIETTPDNRASEGLNKVFQENFPITDSRENFKLEFLDYFVDPPRYSIEECQERGLTYSVPLKARLRLSCNDPENEDFQTVEEEVFLGNIPYMTPKGTFIINGAERVIVSQLHRSPGVFFGSTKHPNNKKLYSARVIPFKGSWIEFSTDINDVLYAYIDRKKKFPVTTLLRAIGYGTDKEILELFGLAEEIKNNKKELKKAVGRKLAARVLRTWIEDFVDEDTGELISIQRDEVIFERDHVLREEDIEVILEQTDIESIIVVPEKANINEYQIIFNTLQKDSANSEKQAIELIYRQLRNTDAPDDETAKGIIERLFFSEKRYDLGEVGRYRINKKLSGYGIDPNGKSLVLTREDIVAIIRHLIDLTNNKYIVDDIDHLSNRRVRTVGEQLYAQFSTGLARMGRTIRERMNIRDNEVFRPQDLINARTLSSVINSFFGTSQLSQFLDQTNPLAELTNKRRVSALGPGGLSRERAGFEVRDVHYTHYGRLCPIETPEGPNIGLISSLCVYAKVNSMGFIETPYRVVKDGKATQEVVYLSAEEEDGQKICTANTPIKEDGRFCDEYVKVRYEGDFPITHVKDVKYMDIGTNQIVGVAASLIPFLEHNDANRALMGSNMQRQAVPLLRPEAPIVGTGLEGRVAIDSRAVLLAEGDGEVIYVDANKIVIRYDRTEIEELVSFDGPEKEYKLTKFKRTNQDTCINMVPIVRKGDRVKKKQPLTEGFCTQNGELALGKNLLVAFMPWQGYNFEDAIVISERVVSEDIFTSIHIEEFEMQVRDTKRGEEELTAEIPNVSEEATKNLDENGIVRIGAEVKEGDILIGKITPKGETDPTPEEKLLRAIFGDKAGDVKDASLKAPPGLVGVVIDKKLFTRQRKEVSSRKEDKILLAKLEAQHFKNQKALDNTMFEKLCALLEVDNPNSKIRAKSVKNKFGEIKVQPGTKFTAKVLQDLRDENKYIEMVSRDWTNDDKVNEAIKQLFNNYVLRYNELEGKYKREKHYIAVGDELPQGIMQLAKVYVAKKRKLRVGDKLAGRHGNKGVVAKIVRPEDMPFLADGTPVDIVLNPLGVPSRMNLGQIYETLLGWAGQKLGVKFATPVFDGAKYEDVQEYLRKAGLPEDGRVQLYDGQTGEPFDQKTTVGVIYMLKLGHMVEDKMHARSIGPYSLITQQPLGGKAQFGGQRFGEMEVWALEAFGAAHILQEIITYKSDDVIGRAKVYEAIVKGDNIPEPNVPESFNVLIHELRGLGLEITLE
- the kdsB gene encoding 3-deoxy-manno-octulosonate cytidylyltransferase, whose amino-acid sequence is MPLNSVLAVIPARYASTRFEGKPLVNIAGKSMIQRVYQQVQQAAVDTVIVATDDTRIFEHVQSWGGNVVMTQKGHTSGTDRCAEVAKHYTEYNLVLNVQGDEPLIHPDTINALINILQNDDCQIATVYTHFRDVESLWASTTAKLITDIRNKVLYFSRSVIPYLRNVPQADWAACYAFKKHVGIYGFKREVLLALTQLPSSDLEQAESLEQLRWLAYGYNIYAVYTPHDSLGVDIPADVEKVVKKLSSEKSNLI
- a CDS encoding acyl-CoA reductase, translated to MDIIDSLAHTAEYINQHKQADLEQVIHRSYHENGWFIPHYGYQAWRACMQWLDKAVLSQFMQNYIPASVSKQIGIIAAGNIPMVGFHDVLMVILSGHKAIVKLSHQDKQLIPFFVRTWQNLYPEYADKVVFVDDFRQLHLDKVIATGSNNTARYFEYYFRNIPNLIRKNRFSIAVIRGNETEEVLEKLSYDCFDYFGLGCRNISHIFLPQGYEPIRLCPFLERHPHNKYHDKWLNNYTYHKALLLMDLNYDFLDGGFFILREMQPRTQPPAVIGYSFYTSETDLQSQINAIKENLQLILYPEHFGTAQYPAIDDFADNVDTMAFLLAD
- a CDS encoding long-chain fatty acid--CoA ligase, which gives rise to MNSATIKPINIDIQSCKTIPDLFENLFKHIPPHEDMLYYKAEGKYQSIDYQTFQEKFHAIGIWMQQQGIKKGTTVGIIMENSPYYTMIDTAIQYLGAINVSIYTTLNPEGIEHIIKDAEIEIIFIGTPFLYKRVKSVAPNLKKYITLFDAPEEENVISLNTIFAQANTYTQADKERFLQAKNEIDEEDLSTLIYTSGTTGVPKGVMLTHKNIVSNTRSCMQFLPIIDNRDVFLSFLALAHSYERTVGYYLAYAKGAKVAYAESIEALARNMMEVRPTIMLCVPRLLEKVYDRVMSTVENQSKIKQRIFQWAIRIGEKRRKRHENQEPIPIGLSIKYNLARRLVFKKIIQRTGGRIRFFVVGGGAMQQQVGEFFANMGIPAMEGYGLTETSPVVSVNPLERQVYGTIGRILPGVRVAIQNPETKEIYIEAGFEDYDKKINSPEGEILVKGDNVMKGYWKLPEETAKVIDEQGWFHTQDIGMFVNGSLKITDRLKNMLKTAMGKNIYPTPIENTYLLSRYIAQIFIIGDKREYLTALIVPEQEHLKAKFNLPDDFFNQDNPIIEDKDIIEFYEKELAPLSKKLAKYEVVKKFTLLRKPFTIEGGELTTTLKARRKFIEEKYKTYIENMYK
- the gcvH gene encoding glycine cleavage system protein GcvH; the encoded protein is MNFPSDLKYTSEHEWIRVEGNIGIVGITDFAQKELGDIVYVDIPVLGKTIAQNEVFGSIETVKVVSDLFSPVSGKVIEVNTSINDAPEKINRSPYDEGWLIKIEIANPQELENLLSAEEYQKLIKV
- a CDS encoding ABC transporter substrate-binding protein, whose protein sequence is MKALSFLPAATEIIYRLGLDEYLYGVTFECRSDKPKVVRSLLEGNNFSSEEIDNIVSSYKTMGKSLYYIDEALLQQIEPDIIFTQDVCEVCQIDTAYVQKAIHKLKKKPQLVPLVPKSLNDVFDNILTIGQTFGHEERAYNLLAYLKKRIDDIVDTLRKYRATPRRVMLIEWLNPIYNCGHWVPDQIALAGGIDMLSNPSGYSVRVDWEKILMYDPEILVVAPCGLNLERSTNEISALEELPNWSTLKAVKNDQVYFVDSDLFTCPSTRLIEGIELLACLFHPSIFVELKNHYQSYYAKMSDLKKVHV